One window from the genome of Capsicum annuum cultivar UCD-10X-F1 unplaced genomic scaffold, UCD10Xv1.1 ctg13404, whole genome shotgun sequence encodes:
- the LOC124890207 gene encoding kinesin-like protein KIN-14L, which yields GHAKTLMFAHVSPEGDSFGETISTLKFAQRVSSVELGAARLNKESVEVLELKAEIEILKKALANKEAPTPQTNKPKEASRTPFQKPKATTELQEGYDVTKLYDQGGNDSFMKTPPSPPFNC from the exons GTGGACATGCGAAAACGTTGATGTTTGCTCATGTCAGTCCTGAAGGGGATTCCTTTGGCGAAACAATTAGTACTCTGAAGTTTGCACAGAGGGTTTCGAGTGTGGAGCTGGGTGCAGCTCGTTTAAATAAAGAGAGCGTCGAAGTTTTAGAGCTCAAGGCAGAG ATCGAGATCCTCAAAAAGGCGTTGGCTAACAAGGAAGCACCAACTCCTCAAACTAACAAACCAAAGGAAGCATCAAGGACACCTTTCCAGAAGCCTAAAGCAACAACTGAGCTTCAGGAAGGATATGATGTCACAAAATTGTATGATCAAGGGGGTAATGATAGTTTCATGAAGACTCCTCCGAGTCCACCTTTTAATTGCTAA